A single region of the Pseudomonas sp. VD-NE ins genome encodes:
- a CDS encoding DMT family transporter: protein MPRLTAAQAVPPPYPRSLAVIILFCMGCAFAGNHVAARVAFDDGAGVLLAILMRSGGTLLVLAILVLWQRQSPRLPAGAWRWQLLLGLLITAQSLCLYSAVARVPVALALLVANVFPILLALLTWALGGARPSARTATLMGLILLGLVFVLDVPGRLSTTTDVSAQWLTGVALAFCAASVFACALWITDHKLSQVRGSVRSLLTIFIVFSSVNLAGLTGALPGGLNLPATSTGWLALATLVVLYGTGFIVLFISVPRLDMPRNAPVMNIEPLATLLMGWIVLDQMLSNGQILGGVIVVTGIVLLTYRKSVVKAEVKVSA, encoded by the coding sequence CGGCAATCATGTGGCGGCGCGAGTCGCCTTTGATGATGGTGCGGGTGTGCTGCTGGCGATTTTGATGCGTTCCGGCGGGACCTTGCTGGTGCTCGCCATCCTGGTGCTGTGGCAAAGACAAAGCCCGCGCTTGCCGGCGGGTGCCTGGCGCTGGCAACTGTTGCTGGGGTTGCTGATCACTGCGCAGAGTCTGTGCCTTTACTCTGCTGTTGCGCGGGTGCCGGTGGCGCTGGCGCTGCTGGTGGCGAACGTATTCCCCATTCTGCTGGCATTGCTGACCTGGGCGTTGGGTGGTGCGCGACCGAGCGCACGCACCGCGACGTTGATGGGTTTGATTCTGCTGGGCCTGGTGTTTGTGCTGGATGTCCCCGGGCGTCTCTCGACCACAACAGACGTCAGTGCGCAATGGCTGACGGGCGTCGCGCTCGCGTTCTGCGCCGCCAGCGTGTTCGCCTGTGCGCTGTGGATCACTGACCACAAACTGTCTCAGGTACGTGGCTCGGTGCGCAGTCTGCTGACCATTTTCATCGTGTTCAGCAGCGTCAACCTGGCAGGGCTGACGGGCGCCCTTCCCGGCGGATTGAACCTGCCCGCCACCTCGACCGGATGGCTGGCCCTCGCCACCCTTGTGGTGCTGTACGGCACGGGTTTTATCGTTCTGTTCATTTCGGTGCCTCGCCTCGACATGCCGCGCAATGCGCCGGTCATGAACATCGAGCCATTGGCAACGTTGTTGATGGGCTGGATTGTGCTGGATCAAATGCTCAGCAACGGACAGATTCTCGGCGGGGTGATTGTGGTCACGGGCATCGTTTTGCTGACTTATCGTAAATCAGTCGTCAAGGCTGAGGTTAAAGTCAGTGCGTGA